gcaaactGGCATCCAAGGAATCCTCACGAAACGAGCGGCCAAAGGAGCCCGGTAGGTGTAAAAATAACGCCGGTACTTGCCTTGTACGAGACCTTCACCACAGAAGGAGCCCATTTGTCAAACTCATACGCCCAATTCGAcagagttctggaaaaaaaagaaggagaaacgGTAAAACTGGCCCTTGCGCAACGGGGAATCACACCGCGGGGGCCCGGAGCCGGCACCGACGCCCGGCCAAGCGTTTTCCGTGCTGCGCAGGGCCGGGAGGGGTGATGAATTCAGGCAGCGCACTTACGAGAGAGGTACTATGATGAGGAAGGGTCCGTTGATCCGTTTGTGCTCCATGAGGTATGTGATTAAAGCGATGGTCTGGATGGTTTTGCCCAGACCCATTTCATCTGCCAGGATGCCGTTCAGGTTGTTGTTGTACAAGGACACCAGCCACTCCAAACCTTTGATCTACGGGGGGAAAGGAGggatcaaaaaaaacccaaaaaatcagACGGCAGACAGAGGAGTCGCCTGTCAGACCTGCTAACGACCTGCGCGCTCCACCCCCCATCCCATGCATTATGTAGCTGAACGCACTATTAAAGACCTCATGTTAATTATTTAAAGCCAGCCACTGGCATTAATGTATTCCTCTCCTCTCAGGACCACGGACACACGCAGAGACCGGACGTTCTTTGTTTTAAGCAGCCAGCGAGCCTGGCTCGTTATCTCGCAGACGCGCTGGCTCTGCCCTCAGCTCCCGTTTCTTGCTACCAGGAGCGTCTCGGCACAGCCGAAACCTCCCGGCAGCGCCGCCAGAAACGGCGTGGACACGCACGGCACGGCCGTACGGTACGGCAGGCGTTCCCTCCCGCAGCCTCTCACCTGGTACTGCTTGAGGACGCCGTTGACCATCAGCGTGGACTGCTTGTCCACCCGCTCGGTGACGGCGTGGGCCACGGCATAGTACGACTGCAGGCCCCTCGCCAGAGCCTGAGACACCCCGTACTCATCATCAACGTCTTGCTTAGCGTTCCTGGgggggaaatggaaaaaaaaatggagataagAAAGGTGATCCCTTTGGAGATACAGGTCAAGAATCTCCTGGGCAGCCCCATCAGTCCCGGGGTGGTTAATTTTCCCAATATGTGGCAAATTAGGTCTCATTTTGGAAAGACCAGGAGCAGAACAAATACCGCCCACCGAATTTCGCTCCTTTGAGACAAAGCACAGGAGCTTCACAAAAGCGACTCCGAAACCGAAGAGAGCACGCCACGAGAGCGGGTGAAGAGGCAGGGCTCACTCGATAATGTGTCTGGCGTCCACTTCTGAGACATCGTCGCTGTCTGGATCGGGgatcttcttcttctcctccacaggcagggcaggctgagcaGGCTGCggttgctcctcttcctcctcctgccaggagaCACAAAGCGCACCCTTCTGAGCACAAAGCCGCTTATTTTCGTTTATACAATGGAAACGGCAGCAAAACCTGCTCAGCCGCGCCCAGGAGTGACCCAGCCTGGGGACAACGAGGGCTCTGAAAACCCCAGGGTTTCAGGAGCTCGCAGACCAAGACTCTGCCCGCACGGCCGCAGCCGCTAACGAAGGCAGAGGCTACCAGAAGCAGAGTCTCACGCTGTTTGCTTCTGAATGTCTAAAGAGTGAGGGGAGAAGTACTTGGGAAGAAAACCGGGCAGCTAACGAACCGAGCTCGCCATCTCCCTGCTGCCCCTCGCTTTCTttgcgtgggtttttttggtttattctAAGTACACGTATTTGAGCTGACGGACACAGATCTGTGCTGGAAGGAGTAATTGTTGAGATGAGCTTAGTGCGGTACCTACGGCTGTTTCCTGTtctctcaaaaatatttaaaatatggaaGCGTAAGGGAGACTGGTGGTATTTCTccttacctcctcctcctcttctgaccCACTTTCTTCACTGTCAGATCTCGGAGCTACTTCATATCTaattaaatacaaacattaatatttaattgcaAGTCTGCTACCAACAGCACTCTCTACACAGCACGAGATCAGCATGGTTCTAGAAACCCTTGCATTAAAACTCGGATTTTGTTATCagtattagcatttttttttttttttttaaataaaatgcttattcatttatttttcccctcacttaGTTCCAGTTTTCACACACGCCCTCGGGAAAGCGCGTGAGCCCGAGAGCCTGCGTCCGGGACCACCCACCAACCCTTTCCCACACCATTTTAGAGGCCGCGTAGAGGGAGGCTGATGAAATCTTTCCTTCCCGCTCCGCAGCCCCACTGCTTCCAGCTCCCTGCGCTTCCCGAGGTTTGGGCCCCGGCCAAGCGCTTTCCTCCCCGCCCATCCAGCCCCGAACGGCGACCCCGAGCCCCGCGAACACACGATCCCAGCGCGCGGCCGGAGCTCCCCGTTCCCCTTCGAGCTCCGGCGTGCCCGCGGATCAGAGGCACGGGGTCCCGGAGGAAATCTCCCACCGTCGCCTCCCCGGGACTTACCCGGGGTTCATCTCCAGCCAGGCTTCCAGCTGGCCCGCCTTCGGGGCGTCGGTGCCGGTGAGGATCTTGCCGCTCTCCACGTGGATCACTTTGACAGGGAGGTCGCTCATTTGGCTGGTCTCGTCCAGCGGCTGAGGAATCAAAAGTCAGGCTGCGGGtcagtattttgctttttctgcctcGAAACAGAGCTTGCGTTTACATCAGCATCTAGCGCTGCGACCAAACCCGCCCCAGGACCACCGCAACAACCGCTGGGAGGAACAAAATGCCCGACTGCTTGGAATACCACGTCACCAGAGGACAGGAAAGCTCGAAAGCTGATGAGATTTAacgttttcctttgaaaaatgaatgtaGACATAAAGAATCTTTGTGTGGGAAGGCACGTTCAGATGCCAAACTTCATTCACACAGGAACAATTAATTTGAAAGATCACTCAAACGCTCTTCTGCTCGCGAGCGGGGTTTGCAAAGCGCCGAGCACGCGAAGTTCGACGCAGAGGGTTGATGCCGGCGCATCGCCGGGGCCGCTCGCGCGTGCGGAGTTACGGATCCCAACCCGACCGACCTGCCCAAGCTCGGAAGCGCTGGGGAGGAAACCAAGCCCTCCCCTGCGGCAGGTCTAGAGCCTGCCCGCGGAAACGATTCCCGTCGACGATGGGCAGAGAGATCTCTCTTTCCATGCCGGTGTAAGTTCTATTTTAGGAGATCTCAATTTAGCCGCCCGCTGCCTTAGATCTCATCATCGTAGTCGGCCTTGCAGCGGGGAGGATTGCACCGGGCCTTTTCAGCAAGGCTGACGTTTCCGACCCTACTTGGCACGGCATAAAATAAGATTATTGGGCTTACTTCGCCATCTGGTCCGATCGCCGGCGTCTGCCCTTCCGCGTTCTCTGCCTTctgaaagaggaggaagatggtTGTTAGCGGCCCAGCGCCGAAGGAAACGACAAAACCGGCGCCTCCGCGCAGCCGTCGTTCCAGCTCCCCAGGAAGCTTCGCTTTCAActcaccttctttttctttttcttcttcttctccttggccacctgggcggCCTTGTGCTGCCGCACCAGCTCCGTCAGGTTGGCCACGTACTCGTCCGTCTGCTGCAGCAGGTAGGCCAAGCGCTTGTCCTTCTTCTGGTCGATGAGCTTGCGGTATCCTTCCTCATCCTCGGCCTAGGGAAAGGAGGATCGTTAACGCCCCGCTAAGCGAGACGAGCCCTCTGTGCACACCCTGAACACGTAACGGCTCGTCACACACACGCGACGTATCGCGCGCGCGCGTACAAACCGCTCCCCGTGCTGCTGCTTACCATCAAACGGCGCATTCTCTCCTTCTCGATCCTCTCGTTTTCCTTCTTCTGCTCGCGCTCCGTGTTGGCGTGGTAGGTAGCCACCGCCTTGGTCAGCTTTTGAATTTTGCCTGTGACGGAGCGGTGGTATTCCTTGAAATCTTTAGCGTGCTGGAGAATGCTGTTGAGGTATTCCTGCGGGGGAACGGAAACGGCAAACGGGCAGCGTCAGGACTCGTGCACTTAGGTGGTCTGTTAATGCATCCAACGGCATCAACTAAGTGAGATTGACTCCTCTTGTATTTAATAGAACAGAacattttggttggaagggacctacaaccatCACCTAGCCCGAACAGCGATCACCTAGCCCGAACAGCGATCACCTAGCCCGAACAGCGATCACCTAGCCCGAAGAGGATCTTTCTCTAATCCCCTAAAAACCAGGGAATTCCCTAAAAAAGTTCAGCCCGGCCAACTCCAGCCCCTGAAAACGGCACGTGCAGCACGTCGCAGCTGACCTGGTGCTTCTGCCTGCGTTTCCGTTCTTGCTCaatcttctgctgcttctccagcttctcggtGATGCGAGCCTCGCGCAGGGACTGCCGCTTGCTGCGCTTGTACGCCTTGGCGTTCAGGGCCGTTTCCAAGGCCGTGTCTCGCCTCATGCACACCACGACCTCCTGACGCAGCTTTTTGGAGagattcagataaaaaaaaaaaaaataaaggggaattAATTCCACGGACGATGCTGCAAAATATAACAACGGCGCGAGTTTGGTGCCGCCCGCAGCTCCCACGCACAGCGAGTCAATAAACGGGATTTCCTTCGCCTGACAACTTACCTGTCGCTGAAAATTAAGCAGCCTTAGTGCTTTAAGTTCAATGGTAGCTTTGGTTCTCAGGTCACCAGCCAGGGAGCCAGGAAGGTTTTCCAGCTCTTGGATTCTGTGAGCAATGCGAGCTTGCAGCCTGTAGAGGAAGGAGACGGGATTTCACGGCAGGCAGGGACCAGCACAACGAATTCCCTTCCGCTGCTCTCCTGACGAGACGCGACCGAGTACCGCTCCGCTCCGCGGAGGCCTTATCTCAAGCGAGACGGAGGCTCCTGGCAGCTGAGCGGCTGCTCGCCGGCTGGAGTTTTAACTCTGTTTTAATCGATCGGCACGGCAGAGACGCTCCCCCCCCGCAGACAGGCACCCCCGGTCCCTAATAAAATGTCAGTGGTGACGAGCCCTGGAAAGCAGGAGGGACGAGATTTCGGGAGGTGCCTTGAGAAGCTCCAAGGAAAACGTACACCCCCTTGTCCCTCCAGATCTCTGCACGTTAATAAGAGGTAAAACAGGCCGGGGAATCGTCAAGGAACGCCGCAAGAGGACGAAAGTACCGGCGGTGTGAGGAAAGCCAAGAGCGAGCCGCTCCAGACCCCGGAGCACGGCACAGCCCCTACCTGTACTCCCTCTCCTGCAGGATTTCCACCGGATCGAGTCCTCTGGGTTTCTGGATGGGCGTGATCCGGTTCTGCTTCTGGTGGAGCTGCACCATGGGGGCCGGCTGGGCCGGCTGCCCGGGAGACTGCGTCTGGGGCGGCATGACGGGCGAGGCCGCGGGGGGCACCGCCGGCGGGGCTGGCGAGGGCCGGCCGGTGGGCTGGGGAGGAATCAGTTTTTGAGGTGTGCTAGTGGGGGCTGCAGCATTCGCCATTGGTCCTgggggggaaaaacaacaacaaacccacagCGCTGTCAAGCggcgaggaaaaaaaaataccccgaGTTCCCTCCCTGCGCGCGAAGCCCGACTTGGGCGCAGCTCAGCGGCTTCCCTCTCGCCTCTCTGCCCCACCATAAATTTAGGGGCAAATAAACCCGAGGATGGGGGGTTTAAGCAAATAAACGCCCAGGTGAGGCCGTTAAACGTTGAGCGGCCGGCTCAGAAAGCACAGACGGAGCCTCATAAAGCTCGAGCGGAAGGAGACGCGGGTTAGGCCAGCTCTTCAGGCAGCTCGGTCGCCATTTACAGGATTTTAACCAGGAATCTCCAAGCTCCTTCCACCGCGGCGGCACGGAGCACCGACGGCGggctttccccccgccccggcgcatCGCTTCGTTAACCACCAGCCCCTAACGAGCTCACGGTTCTGTGTCACGGTTTAAGGCAGGTTTGCTGCCGGGTCTCACCTTCCGGCCAGGGCTTGGGGGGGCCGCCGGGGGGTTGCCCAGGCATTCCTGGGGGAACTCCTGAGGGTCCGGGAGGGGGCATGTTAGGCCCTCCTATACCTGCAGAAGAGCCaaataaaaggcagaaagggaaaaagggggaaaaaaaagaagaaaaaaacccacattaagACGTTGATCTTTGCGTGCGCTTACCAGGAGCTTATCCTTCCGCTTAGGAGAGCCTGAGCGGCAGGTACGCCTTTTTGGAAGCGCATAACCCCCCCAGCGTGCCCCCCACCCATCAGAGACGGCGCCGGAGGGACGAATCAGCCCTCCCACAGCCCAAACCGCCCGGAGTCGTCTCTCCGCCTCGCTGCTTCGACAGCAGATAAATCTTGTCCCAGCCCCTGGCAAGTTAACGGCCCCAAATCAGACGAGCTACGAGCAAATGGAAAACCCAAATGGGGCGACACCGGGGCAGCGCTGAAGGACAAAATTGTGCCAAACCGGGGCGATGGGTGGATCCAGtctccctggaggtatttaacagCCGTGTGGATGAGGCGTGGGGGACGTGGTGTGGTGGGCACGGGGgggttgggttggcggttggactcgatgatctcagaggtcttttccaaccttaacgattctacgattctatgaaaccGGGCTTAAAACATCCTCCCGCCAGCAACCGACGGCGAAGGGACGGCGCTCACCGTGAGGTCTGTTATAGTTTGGAGGCGTCGGTCCCGGTCCAGGCCCTTGCACTGGTCCTTGCACTGGTCCTGTCCCGGAGACGGAAGGCGGAGGTAGCGTCGGCATTTGCTGCTGCATCCCGGGCATGGGTCGCTTCCCCTGCACCGCCATTTGAAGGTGGTCAGGGAGAGGCTGGCCCCTGGCCAGCATCTTGTAGGCCATGATCTGGGCTCTCAGCTGGTGCAGCTGGTTCTGGTTAAAAGGGGTGGGACCCCGGTTCTGCTGCCCCAGAGCTTGGGGATCGGTACCGTCCAAGGGGACTCCTCCGGGGCCCGAGGACATCTGAGGGCCGGAGGACGGACCGTTAGCCGGAACGGGACTGGAGGCGTGCTCGGAACCGCCGAGCGGAGAAGGGTAACCTGGAGGGAGAGAGCCAGTTAGAGGGGAGCAAGGCAGCGAAGGGGATGGAAGactgaatcaaaagaaaaaaactacagaaaactTTTCCTCCCCAGCGGAGCCCGCACCTGCGTTAAACCTGGAAACCCCGGGAGCGCTAAATCCTTCCCAAAATCCACGATTTGAAGCAAGCAAAGCTCCTGGATGGGAGCAGCCGCGTGGGAAGGGTGCGCTCGGCGTACGAGGCCACACCGATCTCGGCCCAGAGCAGGGACAGGCGGTCGGCCCTTCTCCCCGTTTGACCTTCTCGTGCGATTCTTTGCTCGTTTTCATGACTATCCTAACGGACACCCCGTGTACGTGTAAATAGAAGAGGGAAGCAAACAGCCACGGATACTCTGGGAGCTCCGGTCTGATCCACAGCCCCATCCCCaggaaaataagatttatttttcttaaagaaaccaACCTTGAGAGTGTTGGTCCATCGGGCTCGGAGGAGGACCCATTCCCGCGTGCCCGCCGGGCCGCATTCCCATCCCTTTCATCTGGCTGTAGCGAGGATCGTCGGTTATTCCCTTCTCATGCATGGagtccatgggctgcaggagaaaaGCAACACCCCAAAATCAAAGACCTGGCTACACCGTTCCCGGAGAGAGAGGAAAGCCGAGCACAGGCGGCTGCGCCGCGCGACACCGGCTGCGCGGCGGCGAGACGTGCTCCGAAGGCAGCGAGGATTCGCCGCTCGCAGCGTGCGCGCCCAGAAGCTACCAACAACCTGCTCAAAATTTTCCCTATTTGCTGGCAAAATAGCGTATGCCACAGCGAACCACCCGCATTAAATGGTGGGGAGGGGAATAAGCACAAAGGGATGCTCAGAGAAACTTGGAATTGCTTAAACGCGTTGCCTGGGTGGTTTTTCCCCAGGTCTTTCAGCTGATCGTGCTGAAGATGAgcgaaaaaaatgagaaaaaggggGTTTagatgacaaaataaaacaaaaaccccaaacgctTTGATGGTAGAAACggaaagggagaaggaggctCGTTTCCTCTTCCCGACAAGAGAAACCTTTATTAGACGTTTCGCTCTCCTTCCTTATTTAGGAATTAAACTCCTCAGCCCCCACTGGCAATCCCGAAGCGAGCTGAAGAGACGGCTGCGACGCCCTGACGTTTGTGGTAAGCAAATCGCATGAACTCAGCTCTGAAATAAATCGTTAACTTCTCAGACTTGCCGTCTCAAGAGAAATACGATGCAAAAGCATCCAAAAACCATAAATTCCCAGGAAAACTAAAAATTAATTCGGAAAACTAAGCCACCTAAACCATTCTTCCTCGCCCTACCGAAGCGGCAGCCTCcgaagcccccccccccccctcaccttgTGCATCTGATGCATGTTGTCCTGAGCGTAGCCCCCCGGCCCCTGCGGCGGCAGCGGGTGTCCTGCCGAGGGCGGTCCGGGGCTGGGTCCCATCATACTGTGCGCAGAGCCGGGAGAGGGTCCCGGGCTGGGTCCCAGCATGGCCCCCGGAGAGGGGCCCGGCCCCGGAGAGGGTCCCGGGCGAGGCGTTCCTCCCATCGGAGGATCCGGAGTCGACATCTTCACAGCGGGCGCAGGGAGCTCGTCTCAGCCGGAGCTGCCGCGGCTCCTGGAAGAGCCCCCGAACCGggcacagaaaagggaaattagGATTAGGTACAGGCAGCTGCCCGCACGCGCTCGCACAGGGCACGTTACCCAGAGCTAACGAAGCGAGAGCTCGTTAGCGACCCCCAGCCTTGCGGGCTTTGCAAAGCCAGAGGCGTTAGGAACAAGAATCCATCGTCCTCGCGGTGCGAGCGCTGAATATTCCGGGATTTGGGCAGAGCAGACAGCACGCCGCTATCCGGTCCACGtggaaagtgtttttttttttaactgaagcagTTTTATACCAGTTCTGGGAGCGATTTTTTTGCGCAGACGTTGAAATCGATTTAAAGTCGTCTTGCACTCACTTCAGCTTCCGGCAAACCTAACTCTGGAGATGCGGGTTAAGCCAAAATATCCCGCTGGAAGCGGGCAGGGAAGCATCGAAATCCAGCACCTAAATGGCCCAAGAGTCGTTCAAGTTAAACGGGCAATTCGTGTGGAAAAGTGTCGCTCTTACGCAAGAAACCAGAATTTCTGGTTAATTCAGACACAGCACAGAagagctatgaaaaaaaattagacacCGGTCCCAATGTGGGGTTTGGAAATGTCTTTGCGGTTACAGCAAACAGGCTGGGGACGCAGAGAAGCCCGAATCCATCCGCCGGTCCCAAAGCGGGATCAATTCCACCCAAAGCGCTATTCCCGCTGCGGGGAATCTCACTTCCGCAATTGCGAGTGTAatccaaaccagaaaacaaaaaaagaaaaaaaaaaaaaaagaaagtgaacttATCTGTCTGGCGAGGGCCATCGGATTTAGTTTATTTCCCCTTTAAAATGAGGTTTGACGAAAGCTGCAACGGGAGGATTTCTGCCTCGAGGGATTTGCTCGGGGAGCCGATCTCGTTTTGACCGGTAATTAGCACTGACGTCACTTTTGCAGGCTGGGCGCGGTCTCAGCAGCGAGGGCGAACGCCGGCTGCAAGGCGAGGGGCTCCCGGCTGAGCCGGGGGTCGCTGGGGCCGCTCCTGTCCAACGTCGATGGGCTGGACGCAGGCGTTAATGCACCAGTTTGCTGCCGGTattaaactgggaggtgctgtcgGCTCTCTGGAGAGGCcgtgcagagggatctggatagatcgGAGCGTTGGGTGATCGTCAACGGCATGAAGGTTAACGAGAGCAAATGCCGGCTCTGCGCCTGGGACGGCGTAACGCCGGGCAGAGGTAGAGGTCGGGAGAGGAGCCGCGTGCGGGCGATGCCCTCAACGCCACGAGCTTTTAAAGGTCGGCAGCTGGACGGGACCGTTTGGAAATTGTAGAAACAGAAATGATTTTGACTGCAAAATCGGGTGAAAAGTGGAAGCGTggggttggtttctttttctttttaagactgcGGATGGTTGTGACGAACACAACACGACAGAAGAGCTGAGGTCCTGCCCACGCCGAGCCCACCGGGACGGCAATCTGCAGCATCACCCCATTTTCACTTCAAAACGCAGCCGCGCCGCAGCTTCTGCGGGATATAAAATCCccagtcgccgctcgagccagaTTAAAAGATTCACTCGCCGGTGGTAGAAGTTAAACTCGACGGACAATAAGGCTGCAGCGTTATCACATCCAAAACTGGTGGTTTTCCCAGCGGGGAGAAACACACGTGCGTGCCACCAGCATCCGCCCGGGCTATGCCGGGGCAGGTGAACGCTTGCAGCCGCCTGGGAAGGCAAATCCACGGCTGGGTTTCAGGCTCCGACGCAATATCGCAGCCGCGAGAGCGAAGAGGAACGGTAACCGGGGGATCCGAACGCAGCAGCGCGGCCGGGGGGAGGACGCAGGGCTGAAAACGCGGCTGGCAGAGGCGGCTCTCCAGCGCGCGTCGGACAAACGGAGCCGCCCTCCGTCCCGCAGTTAAATCTGCGGAAATCCTGGGCTCGGGGGGAAAGAAATTTGTGAGCGTGTGCTTGCCAGCTACGGTCAGAGATGGGAGCAGGGCGAAATGCTCCTTTTTTAAGGCCAGGTACCGTtacagctcctccagcagccacccGGAGCGTTTCCTCCTTTTTTACATGGAAACACCACTGCACAAATTAATTTCTCAAGAATTAAACGGATTTTAAGAGGTGACTGGAGATGCGTTCCGGCTGCGCAGGGTATCCAGAACCACCGTAATTAACGCGCTCCTCTTTGCACTCAGGATGAAGCCTAACGAGCGCAGGGCAGACGATCCCTCGCCGAGCCGCTAACCCTCCCTTCCGAAGCCTCTGCCAGCCGGGAGCCGGAGCGGGGTGGCGTTTCATCCCGATTTGTTCTGGCAATTTGTGGTCGCgggtgttt
The genomic region above belongs to Calonectris borealis chromosome 31, bCalBor7.hap1.2, whole genome shotgun sequence and contains:
- the SMARCA4 gene encoding SWI/SNF-related matrix-associated actin-dependent regulator of chromatin subfamily A member 4 isoform X2; the encoded protein is MSTPDPPMGGTPRPGPSPGPGPSPGAMLGPSPGPSPGSAHSMMGPSPGPPSAGHPLPPQGPGGYAQDNMHQMHKPMDSMHEKGITDDPRYSQMKGMGMRPGGHAGMGPPPSPMDQHSQGYPSPLGGSEHASSPVPANGPSSGPQMSSGPGGVPLDGTDPQALGQQNRGPTPFNQNQLHQLRAQIMAYKMLARGQPLPDHLQMAVQGKRPMPGMQQQMPTLPPPSVSGTGPVQGPVQGPGPGPTPPNYNRPHGIGGPNMPPPGPSGVPPGMPGQPPGGPPKPWPEGPMANAAAPTSTPQKLIPPQPTGRPSPAPPAVPPAASPVMPPQTQSPGQPAQPAPMVQLHQKQNRITPIQKPRGLDPVEILQEREYRLQARIAHRIQELENLPGSLAGDLRTKATIELKALRLLNFQRQLRQEVVVCMRRDTALETALNAKAYKRSKRQSLREARITEKLEKQQKIEQERKRRQKHQEYLNSILQHAKDFKEYHRSVTGKIQKLTKAVATYHANTEREQKKENERIEKERMRRLMAEDEEGYRKLIDQKKDKRLAYLLQQTDEYVANLTELVRQHKAAQVAKEKKKKKKKKKAENAEGQTPAIGPDGEPLDETSQMSDLPVKVIHVESGKILTGTDAPKAGQLEAWLEMNPGYEVAPRSDSEESGSEEEEEEEEEEQPQPAQPALPVEEKKKIPDPDSDDVSEVDARHIIENAKQDVDDEYGVSQALARGLQSYYAVAHAVTERVDKQSTLMVNGVLKQYQIKGLEWLVSLYNNNLNGILADEMGLGKTIQTIALITYLMEHKRINGPFLIIVPLSTLSNWAYEFDKWAPSVVKVSYKGSPAARRAFVPQLRSGKFNVLLTTYEYIIKDKHILAKIRWKYMIVDEGHRMKNHHCKLTQVLNTHYVAPRRLLLTGTPLQNKLPELWALLNFLLPTIFKSCSTFEQWFNAPFAMTGEKVDLNEEETILIIRRLHKVLRPFLLRRLKKEVEAQLPEKVEYVIKCDMSALQRVLYRHMQAKGVLLTDGSEKDKKGKGGTKTLMNTIMQLRKICNHPYMFQHIEESFSEHLGFTGGIVQGLDLYRASGKFELLDRILPKLRATNHKVLLFCQMTSLMTIMEDYFAYRGFKYLRLDGTTKAEDRGMLLKTFNEPGSEYFIFLLSTRAGGLGLNLQSADTVIIFDSDWNPHQDLQAQDRAHRIGQQNEVRVLRLCTVNSVEEKILAAAKYKLNVDQKVIQAGMFDQKSSSHERRAFLQAILEHEEQDENRYSAGSGSGSASFPHTASTLCLNAELEEPPLKEEDEVPDDETVNQMIARHEEEFDLFMKSAESA
- the SMARCA4 gene encoding SWI/SNF-related matrix-associated actin-dependent regulator of chromatin subfamily A member 4 isoform X1, which encodes MSTPDPPMGGTPRPGPSPGPGPSPGAMLGPSPGPSPGSAHSMMGPSPGPPSAGHPLPPQGPGGYAQDNMHQMHKPMDSMHEKGITDDPRYSQMKGMGMRPGGHAGMGPPPSPMDQHSQGYPSPLGGSEHASSPVPANGPSSGPQMSSGPGGVPLDGTDPQALGQQNRGPTPFNQNQLHQLRAQIMAYKMLARGQPLPDHLQMAVQGKRPMPGMQQQMPTLPPPSVSGTGPVQGPVQGPGPGPTPPNYNRPHGIGGPNMPPPGPSGVPPGMPGQPPGGPPKPWPEGPMANAAAPTSTPQKLIPPQPTGRPSPAPPAVPPAASPVMPPQTQSPGQPAQPAPMVQLHQKQNRITPIQKPRGLDPVEILQEREYRLQARIAHRIQELENLPGSLAGDLRTKATIELKALRLLNFQRQLRQEVVVCMRRDTALETALNAKAYKRSKRQSLREARITEKLEKQQKIEQERKRRQKHQEYLNSILQHAKDFKEYHRSVTGKIQKLTKAVATYHANTEREQKKENERIEKERMRRLMAEDEEGYRKLIDQKKDKRLAYLLQQTDEYVANLTELVRQHKAAQVAKEKKKKKKKKKAENAEGQTPAIGPDGEPLDETSQMSDLPVKVIHVESGKILTGTDAPKAGQLEAWLEMNPGYEVAPRSDSEESGSEEEEEEEEEEQPQPAQPALPVEEKKKIPDPDSDDVSEVDARHIIENAKQDVDDEYGVSQALARGLQSYYAVAHAVTERVDKQSTLMVNGVLKQYQIKGLEWLVSLYNNNLNGILADEMGLGKTIQTIALITYLMEHKRINGPFLIIVPLSTLSNWAYEFDKWAPSVVKVSYKGSPAARRAFVPQLRSGKFNVLLTTYEYIIKDKHILAKIRWKYMIVDEGHRMKNHHCKLTQVLNTHYVAPRRLLLTGTPLQNKLPELWALLNFLLPTIFKSCSTFEQWFNAPFAMTGEKVDLNEEETILIIRRLHKVLRPFLLRRLKKEVEAQLPEKVEYVIKCDMSALQRVLYRHMQAKGVLLTDGSEKDKKGKGGTKTLMNTIMQLRKICNHPYMFQHIEESFSEHLGFTGGIVQGLDLYRASGKFELLDRILPKLRATNHKVLLFCQMTSLMTIMEDYFAYRGFKYLRLDGTTKAEDRGMLLKTFNEPGSEYFIFLLSTRAGGLGLNLQSADTVIIFDSDWNPHQDLQAQDRAHRIGQQNEVRVLRLCTVNSVEEKILAAAKYKLNVDQKVIQAGMFDQKSSSHERRAFLQAILEHEEQDENRYSAGSGSGSASFPHTASTLCLNAELEEPPLKEEDEVPDDETVNQMIARHEEEFDLFMVSMAQAAEEEWCPLFFPVAAKTVSLTEIS